From a single Dendropsophus ebraccatus isolate aDenEbr1 chromosome 8, aDenEbr1.pat, whole genome shotgun sequence genomic region:
- the CISD1 gene encoding CDGSH iron-sulfur domain-containing protein 1, whose protein sequence is MSSNHGVREYGCAAALAVGAVAVGYLTYRSLYCKDKCCKSMVNQDIQKDNPKVVHAFDMEDLGDKAVYCRCWRSKKFPYCDGAHTKHNEETGDNVGPLIIKKKES, encoded by the exons ATGAGCTCTAACCACGGAGTGCGAG AATATGGTTGTGCTGCCGCTTTGGCTGTTGGCGCTGTAGCGGTCGGATACCTGACCTACAGAAGTCTCTATTGCAAAGACAAGTGCTGCAAATCCATGGTAAACCAGGATATCCAGAAAGACAATCCTAAGGTTGTACATGCCTTCGATATGGAGGACTTGGGAGATAAAGCTGTGTACTGTCGCTGCTGGAGGTCCAAAAAG TTCCCATATTGTGATGGAGCGCACACAAAACACAACGAGGAAACCGGAGACAACGTTGGACCTTTAATCATTAAGAAGAAAGAATCCTAA